From Hippoglossus stenolepis isolate QCI-W04-F060 chromosome 6, HSTE1.2, whole genome shotgun sequence, a single genomic window includes:
- the mapk14a gene encoding mitogen-activated protein kinase 14A isoform X2 — protein MSQKERPVFYRQEVNKTIWEVPERYQSLSPVGSGAYGSVCSAYDRKSNLKVAVKKLSRPFQSIIHAKRMYREMRLLKHMKHENVIGLLDVFSPATSLKEFTDVYLVTHLMGADLNNIVKCQKLTDDHVQFLIYQILRGLKYIHSADIIHRDLKPSNLAVNEDCELKILDFGLARHTDDEMTGYVATRWYRAPEIMLNWMHYNMTVDIWSVGCIMAELLTGRTLFPGTDHINQLQQIMRLTGTPPASLISRMPSHEARNYISSLPNMPKRSFADVFVGANPQAVDLLEKMLVLDTDKRITAAEALAHSYFAQYHDPEDEPEAEPYDQSFESRELEIEEWKRLTFEELCSFEAPPFDEDDME, from the exons ATGTCGCAGAAAGAGAGACCCGTGTTCTACCGACAGGAGGTCAACAAGACGATATGGGAAGTCCCGGAGCGCTACCAGAGCCTGTCCCCGGTGGGCTCCGGAGCCTACGGATCCGTGTG TTCTGCATATGATAGGAAGAGTAATTTGAAGGTCGCTGTGAAGAAGCTCTCTCGGCCATTTCAGTCCATCATCCACGCCAAGAGAATGTACAGAGAGATGCGGTTGCTGAAgcacatgaaacatgaaaat gtgATTGGCCTCCTAGACGTCTTTTCCCCAGCTACTTCTCTGAAGGAGTTCACTGATGT GTATCTGGTGACTCACCTAATGGGTGCAGATCTCAACAACATAGTGAAATGTCAGAAACTCACAGATGACCATGTGCAGTTCCTCATATACCAGATCCTCCGAGGATTAAAG tATATCCACTCAGCAGACATCATTCATAGG GATTTGAAACCCAGTAACCTGGCAGTGAATGAAGACTGTGAGCTGAAG ATTTTGGACTTTGGTTTGGCACGGCACACTGATGATGAGATGACCGGGTACGTTGCCACCCGCTGGTATCGAGCCCCAGAGATCATGTTGAACTGGATGCACTACAACATGACAG ttgATATTTGGTCAGTGGGTTGTATAATGGCCGAACTCCTCACTGGAAGAACCCTGTTTCCTGGCACTGACC ATATAAACCAGCTTCAGCAGATAATGCGTCTGACAGGAACGCCCCCAGCATCTCTAATAAGCAGGATGCCCAGCCACGAG GCCAGGAACTACATCAGCTCCTTGCCAAACATGCCCAAGAGGAGCTTTGCTGATGTTTTCGTCGGTGCCAACCCTCAAG CTGTGGACCTTTTGGAGAAGATGCTGGTTCTGGACACGGACAAACGGATAACAGCAGCCGAGGCTCTGGCCCACTCCTACTTCGCTCAGTACCATGACCCAGAGGACGAGCCTGAGGCCGAGCCTTACGACCAGAGCTTTGAGAGTCGCGAGCTGGAGATCGAAGAGTGGAAAC GATTAACCTTCGAGGAGCTGTGTAGTTTCGAGGCACCTCCCTTCGATGAGGATGACATGGAGTAG
- the mapk14a gene encoding mitogen-activated protein kinase 14A isoform X1 yields MSQKERPVFYRQEVNKTIWEVPERYQSLSPVGSGAYGSVCSAYDRKSNLKVAVKKLSRPFQSIIHAKRMYREMRLLKHMKHENVIGLLDVFSPATSLKEFTDVYLVTHLMGADLNNIVKCQKLTDDHVQFLIYQILRGLKYIHSADIIHRDLKPSNLAVNEDCELKILDFGLARHTDDEMTGYVATRWYRAPEIMLNWMHYNMTVDIWSVGCIMAELLTGRTLFPGTDHIDQLKLIMLLVGTPGPGLLMKISSESARNYISSLPNMPKRSFADVFVGANPQAVDLLEKMLVLDTDKRITAAEALAHSYFAQYHDPEDEPEAEPYDQSFESRELEIEEWKRLTFEELCSFEAPPFDEDDME; encoded by the exons ATGTCGCAGAAAGAGAGACCCGTGTTCTACCGACAGGAGGTCAACAAGACGATATGGGAAGTCCCGGAGCGCTACCAGAGCCTGTCCCCGGTGGGCTCCGGAGCCTACGGATCCGTGTG TTCTGCATATGATAGGAAGAGTAATTTGAAGGTCGCTGTGAAGAAGCTCTCTCGGCCATTTCAGTCCATCATCCACGCCAAGAGAATGTACAGAGAGATGCGGTTGCTGAAgcacatgaaacatgaaaat gtgATTGGCCTCCTAGACGTCTTTTCCCCAGCTACTTCTCTGAAGGAGTTCACTGATGT GTATCTGGTGACTCACCTAATGGGTGCAGATCTCAACAACATAGTGAAATGTCAGAAACTCACAGATGACCATGTGCAGTTCCTCATATACCAGATCCTCCGAGGATTAAAG tATATCCACTCAGCAGACATCATTCATAGG GATTTGAAACCCAGTAACCTGGCAGTGAATGAAGACTGTGAGCTGAAG ATTTTGGACTTTGGTTTGGCACGGCACACTGATGATGAGATGACCGGGTACGTTGCCACCCGCTGGTATCGAGCCCCAGAGATCATGTTGAACTGGATGCACTACAACATGACAG ttgATATTTGGTCAGTGGGTTGTATAATGGCCGAACTCCTCACTGGAAGAACCCTGTTTCCTGGCACTGACC ACATTGATCAGTTGAAGCTAATCATGCTGCTCGTCGGAACACCAGGGCCCgggctcttgatgaaaatatCTTCAGAGTCT GCCAGGAACTACATCAGCTCCTTGCCAAACATGCCCAAGAGGAGCTTTGCTGATGTTTTCGTCGGTGCCAACCCTCAAG CTGTGGACCTTTTGGAGAAGATGCTGGTTCTGGACACGGACAAACGGATAACAGCAGCCGAGGCTCTGGCCCACTCCTACTTCGCTCAGTACCATGACCCAGAGGACGAGCCTGAGGCCGAGCCTTACGACCAGAGCTTTGAGAGTCGCGAGCTGGAGATCGAAGAGTGGAAAC GATTAACCTTCGAGGAGCTGTGTAGTTTCGAGGCACCTCCCTTCGATGAGGATGACATGGAGTAG
- the srpk1a gene encoding SRSF protein kinase 1a isoform X1, whose translation MERKVLALQARKKRAKAKKTSKKQQPANPRSRQPPQLEASPQEPEEPEEILGSDDEEQEDPNDYCKGGYHHVKVGDLYNGKYHVIRKLGWGHFSTVWLARDIQAKSFVAMKVVKSAEHYTETAVDEIKLLRSVRNSDPNDPNREMVVQLLDDFKISGVNGTHVCMVFEVLGHHLLKWIIKSNYQGLPLPCVKSIIRQVLQGLDYLHTKCQIIHTDIKPENILMSVDEPYVRKLAAEATEWQRTGAPPPSGSAISTAPAPKQTVKMSKNKKKKLKKKQKRQAELLEKCIMDLQEMDKTTETREEEDDEDEDPQSPKGRVCAPLRQVSLQQLGNEETGESSAPADLMRAGPEELPEVNCNGHVEVEQRQSQWRDEDQHNGNAEATEKCASEEEEQHEESPAHHISNGVDSADLNELDIPTEGRGAHSSGVPEILLPAGLEEGELDQSILEEEGEDGTDCQYRTQESPINDKLTAGALLVNPLEPLNADKIKVKIADLGNACWVHKHFTEDIQTRQYRSLEVLIGAGYSTPADVWSTACMAFELTTGDYLFEPHSGEDYSRDEDHLALMIELLGKIPRHYALSGKYSQEYFTKRGDLKHITKLKPWGLLEVLVDKYEWPREEAECFTDFLLPMLELIPEKRATAAECLRHPWLAL comes from the exons ATGGAGAGGAAAG TTCTGGCACTGCAGGCGAGGAAGAAGAGGGCGAAAGCCAAGAAGACCAGCAAAAA ACAGCAGCCAGCCAATCCCAGAAGCCGACAGCCGCCCCAGCTCGAAGCTTCGCCTCAGGAGCCCGAGGAACCTGAGGAGATTCTTGGCTCTGatgatgaggagcaggaggatccTAATGACTACTGCAAAG GTGGCTACCACCATGTGAAAGTAGGAGACCTTTACAACGGAAAATACCATGTAATCCGAAAACTGGGCTGGGGACACTTCTCTACTGTTTGGCTCGCCCGGGACATCCA GGCGAAGAGCTTTGTTGCAATGAAGGTGGTGAAGAGTGCAGAGCACTACACGGAGACGGCAGTGGATGAGATCAAACTCCTCAGATCT GTAAGAAACTCTGACCCCAATGACCCCAACCGTGAGATGGTGGTGCAGCTGCTCGATGACTTTAAGATCTCTGGTGTCAATGGGACTC ATGTCTGCATGGTGTTTGAGGTGTTGGGGCATCACTTACTAAAGTGGATAATAAAGTCCAATTATCAAGGGCTGCCACTGCCATGTGTGAAGAGCATCATAAGACAG GTACTCCAAGGTCTGGACTATCTGCACACAAAGTGTCAGATCATCCACACAGACATCAAGCCAGAAAACATCCTGATGAGTGTTGATGAGCCTTACGTCCGGAAACTCGCAGCCGAAGCTACAGAGTGGCAGAGGACTGGGGCGCCACCTCCCTCTGGTTCAGCAA TAAGCACAGCACCTGCTCCAAAACAG ACAGTAAAAATGTccaagaacaagaagaagaagttaaaaaagaagcagaagcgtCAAGCTGAACTGTTGGAGAAGTGCATTATGGACCTGCAGGAAATGGATAAGACCACAGAGAcacgagaggaggaagatgatgaagatgaggatccACAGTCTCCAAAGGGGCGAGTGTGTGCCCCTCTCAGACAGGTGTCTCTTCAGCAGCTGGGAAATGAGGAAACGGGTG agaGCAGTGCACCAGCAGATCTCATGAGGGCGGGACCAGAGGAGCTGCCGGAGGTGAACTGTAACGGCCATgtggaggtggagcagagacAATCCCAGTGGAGGGACGAGGACCAACACAATGGCAACGCAGAGGCCACAGAGAAATGTgccagtgaggaggaggagcaacaCGAGGAGTCCCCTGCCCACCACATCTCCAACGGTGTGGACTCTGCTGATCTCAATGAGCTGGACATTCCGACTGAAGGCAGGGGCGCTCACAGCAGTGGAGTTCCTGAAATACTCCTTCCTGCTGGCCTGGAGGAGGGAGAACTGGATCAAAGCattttggaggaggagggagaggacggAACCGACTGTCAGTATAGAACCCAAGAAAGCCCAATAAACG ACAAGCTCACAGCAGGAGCCCTGCTAGTTAACCCCCTTGAGCCACTCAATGCAGACAAGATCAAGGTCAAGATTGCAGACTTGGGAAATGCCTGCTGGGTG CACAAGCACTTTACAGAAGACATACAGACACGGCAGTACCGCTCCTTAGAGGTGCTCATTGGTGCTGGATACAGCACACCAGCAGATGTATGGAGCACAGCCTGCATG GCCTTCGAGCTTACCACAGGGGACTATTTGTTTGAACCACATTCTGGGGAAGATTATTCCAGGGATGAAG ACCATCTCGCTCTCATGATAGAGTTGCTCGGTAAAATCCCTCGTCACTATGCTCTGAGTGGGAAATACTCACAGGAATACTTCACCAAGAGAG GTGACCTGAAACACATCACGAAGCTGAAGCCGTGGGGGCTGCTGGAGGTGCTGGTGGACAAGTACGAGTGGCCCCGCGAGGAAGCTGAGTGCTTCACTGATTTCCTGCTCCCCATGCTGGAGCTGATCCCCGAGAAGAGGGCCACCGCTGCAGAG
- the elapor1 gene encoding endosome/lysosome-associated apoptosis and autophagy regulator 1: MHRGLIHLSHVSLWLLFAQASADLHLCTESDYHFEYTECDVLGARWRVAVPNKANTCTGLPDPVKGTQCTFSCSEGEFLDMQSQECQKCAAGTYSLGTGVAFDEWDSLPTGFVTHGEVTNGGDSQTDCSNSTWTPKGDYIASNTDECIALLSYAVSLKEPGTVSFEYFYEESSIYFEFFIQNDQCQSTDSENRWMKTSEKNWSKYKVELNKGNNVLYWRTTAYTLPADTVKPVLLRNIAISGVAYTSECFRCKPGTHSAKAGSARCAPCPASTYSTKGATVCHQCEQDKYAEAGSGSCEPRPACTNTDYFYTHTPCDSEGKTQLMYKWIEPKICNETIEGAVTLPASGEKRTCPPCNPGFFVTNSSTCQPCTNGLYSNGIACAQCAVGTEPVVGFEYKWWNTMPSNMKSSIFSKELRGSEHKTAWEVAGEYVYTTPGDQDTDYLMLMLNVPGYRLPQSLAKDSERSELSRITFVFETMCTAECKLLFLAGYSQWNNVVVEQWKGSSSKQSYSYLIQSNSTVSFTWTFQRTEEFNMERKYSGDIAKIYAIHITNVVGGVASQCRRCAMSSDEACVPCPPGHYMVNRTGFCKRCSANTIIRAEQPVGEDACIRCGPNTKRNKAYSACLSDCALDVQTRGGALLHYDFSPLANVTGFHSSPRFTNKGLKYLQSFNVALCGKEGRMPATCVDNATGSGKEVKGYVCQSTVVPSEIRSQSVVSSQPFLIGDSVVGVTTDTTLSSISSPDWLFPSESMLPDVIFYYKSGETTQTCKQGRSAAIRLRCDPALTAKDQITLPRNCSEGTCDGCVFHLLWQSQHACPLCTKSHYREIVSACIQGIQKTTYVWQQPLQCYGGVSLPAQKVSACVSLDFWLKFGVTTGIIAAVLLISVSCYFWKKTRKLQYKYSKLMMSSGGQECELPTADSCAIMEGEDTEDDLMDLTKKSFFTKIKSFSRERTSDGFDSVPLKSSSSRLQQDDYDSDEA, from the exons TCAGATTATCACTTTGAGTACACCGAGTGTGACGTACTGGGCGCTCGATGGCGCGTGGCGGTTCCCAACAAAGCCAACACATGCACAGGTCTACCAGATCCAGTCAAAGGCACTCAGTGCA ccttCTCCTGTAGTGAGGGGGAGTTTCTGGACATGCAGTCACAGGAGTGTCAGAAGTGTGCAGCAGGCACCTACTCTCTGGGCACCGGGGTGGCGTTTGATGAGTGGGACAGCCTGCCCACAGGTTTTGTCACCCATGGGGAGGTAACAAATGGAGGGGACAGCCAGACCGACTGCTCCAA CTCAACCTGGACTCCAAAGGGTGATTACATCGCCTCAAACACAGATGAGTGCATAGCGTTGTTGTCCTACGCTGTGAGTCTGAAGGAGCCTGGGACTGTGTCCTTCGAGTATTTCTACGAGGAGAGCAGCATCTACTTTGAGTTCTTT atTCAGAATGACCAGTGTCAGTCCACAGACTCTGAAAACCGCTGGATGAAGACCTCAGAGAAAAACTGGAGTAAATACAAG GTTGAGCTGAACAAGGGCAACAATGTGCTGTATTGGAGAACCACAGCGTACACTCTGCCGGCCGACACTGTCAAACCTGTGCTGTTGAGAAACATCGCCATCTCAG GTGTGGCGTACACATCCGAGTGTTTCCGCTGTAAACCTGGCACCCACAGTGCCAAAGCAGGATCTGCCCGCTGTGCCCCCTGCCCCGCTAGTACCTACTCCACTAAGGGCGCCACTGTTTGCCATCAGTGTGAACAAGACAAATATGCAG aGGCTGGTTCAGGGAGCTGTGAACCGAGACCagcatgcacaaacactgactacttctacactcacacaccttgTGACTCTGAGGGAAAG ACGCAGCTCATGTACAAGTGGATTGAACCGAAGATCTGCAACGAGACCATTGAAGGAGCGGTGACGCTTCCTGCATCAGGGGAGAAACGTACCTGTCCACCATGTAACCCTGGTTTCTTTGTCACCAACTCCTCCACCTGCCAACCCTGCACCAACGGCCTCTACTCAAACGGAATAG CCTGTGCTCAGTGTGCTGTCGGCACGGAGCCAGTCGTGGGGTTCGAGTACAAATGGTGGAACACGATGCCGAGCAACATGAAGAGCTCCATCTTCAGCAAAGAGTTGAGAGGCTCCGAACACAAAACGG CATGGGAGGTGGCTGGAGAATACGTTTACACAACCCCTGGTGATCAGGACACAGATTATCTGATGCTGATGCTCAACGTCCCTGGATACAG GCTGCCTCAGTCTCTGGCCAAAGACAGTGAAAGGAGTGAACTGTCTCGCATCACCTTTGTCTTTGAGACCATGTGCACAGCTGAATGcaaactcctcttcctcgct GGTTATAGTCAGTGGAATAACGTTGTGGTGGAGCAGTggaaaggcagcagcagcaaacagtcGTACTCCTACCTCATCCAGAGCAACAGCACCGTCAGCTTCACGTGGACGTTTCAACGCACAGAGGAATTTAACATG GAGAGGAAGTACAGTGGTGACATTGCAAAGATCTACGCCATCCACATCACCAACGTGGTCGGAGGTGTAGCCTCACAGTGTCGCCGCTGCGCCATGAGCTCCGACGAGGCCTGTGTTCCCTGCCCACCGGGACACTATATGGTCAACAGGACAGGGTTCTGCAAGAGATGCTCTGCAAACACTATCATCAGGGCTGAGCAGCCGGTCGGAGAGGACGCCTGTATCCGCTGTGgtccaaacacaaagagaaacaag GCCTACTCAGCGTGTCTCAGTGACTGTGCGCTGGATGTGCAGACGAGAGGAGGAGCACTGCTGCACTATGACTTCTCTCCTCTGGCCAACGTCACCGGCTTCCACAGCAGCCCCCGCTTCACCAACAAAGGCCTGAAATATCTCCAGAGCTTTAATGTGGCTCTGTGTGGGAAAGAG GGTCGTATGCCAGCTACCTGTGTAGACAACGCAACGGGGAGTGGGAAGGAAGTCAAGGGTTACGTCTGCCAGTCCACTGTGGTTCCGTCTGAAATCAGGAGTCAGAGCGTGGTGTCCTCACAGCCGTTCCTCATCGGGGACTCAGTTGTCG GTGTGACCACTGACACGACACTGAGCAGCATCTCTtctcctgattggctgttccCGTCTGAGTCCATGCTGCCAGACGTCATCTTCTATTACAA GTCCGGTGAGACGACTCAGACTTGTAAACAAGGCAGGTCGGCCGCCATCAGACTGAGATGTGATCCAGCGCTGACTGCTAAAGACCAGATCACGCTGCCGAG aaaCTGTTCAGAAGGGACGTGTGATGGCTGTGTGTTCCACCTCCTGTGGCAGAGCCAGCATGCATGTCCACTCTGCACCAAAAGCCACTACAGAGAAATCGTCAGCGCTTGTATCCAGGGAATACAG AAAACCACCTATGTGTGGCAGCAGCCGTTGCAGTGTTATGGAGGAGTGTCTCTACCAGCACAAAAAGTGAGCGCCTGTGTGAGTCTGGATTTCTGGCTCAAGTTTGGTGTGACCACGGGAATAattgctgctgtgctgctcatCAGTGTCAGCTGCTATTTCTGGAAGAAGACGCGCAA GCTGCAGTATAAATACTCCAAGCTGATGATGAGCTCCGGAGGTCAAGAGTGTGAGCTGCCCACCGCAGACAGCTGTGCTATAATGGAgggagaggacacagaggacgaCCTCATGGACCTCACCAAGAAATCTTTTTTCACCAAAATTAAGTCCTTCTCACGAGAG aggacGTCAGACGGATTTGACTCGGTTCCACTGAAGTCGTCATCTTCTCGCCTCCAACAGGACGACTATGACTCAGATGAAGCTTAA
- the srpk1a gene encoding SRSF protein kinase 1a isoform X2, whose protein sequence is MERKVLALQARKKRAKAKKTSKKQQPANPRSRQPPQLEASPQEPEEPEEILGSDDEEQEDPNDYCKGGYHHVKVGDLYNGKYHVIRKLGWGHFSTVWLARDIQAKSFVAMKVVKSAEHYTETAVDEIKLLRSVRNSDPNDPNREMVVQLLDDFKISGVNGTHVCMVFEVLGHHLLKWIIKSNYQGLPLPCVKSIIRQVLQGLDYLHTKCQIIHTDIKPENILMSVDEPYVRKLAAEATEWQRTGAPPPSGSAISTAPAPKQTVKMSKNKKKKLKKKQKRQAELLEKCIMDLQEMDKTTETREEEDDEDEDPQSPKGRVCAPLRQVSLQQLGNEETGESSAPADLMRAGPEELPEVNCNGHVEVEQRQSQWRDEDQHNGNAEATEKCASEEEEQHEESPAHHISNGVDSADLNELDIPTEGRGAHSSGVPEILLPAGLEEGELDQSILEEEGEDGTDCQYRTQESPINDKLTAGALLVNPLEPLNADKIKVKIADLGNACWVHKHFTEDIQTRQYRSLEVLIGAGYSTPADVWSTACMAFELTTGDYLFEPHSGEDYSRDEDHIALIIELLGSVPRKLIVTGKYSKDFFTKKGDLKHITKLKPWGLLEVLVDKYEWPREEAECFTDFLLPMLELIPEKRATAAECLRHPWLAL, encoded by the exons ATGGAGAGGAAAG TTCTGGCACTGCAGGCGAGGAAGAAGAGGGCGAAAGCCAAGAAGACCAGCAAAAA ACAGCAGCCAGCCAATCCCAGAAGCCGACAGCCGCCCCAGCTCGAAGCTTCGCCTCAGGAGCCCGAGGAACCTGAGGAGATTCTTGGCTCTGatgatgaggagcaggaggatccTAATGACTACTGCAAAG GTGGCTACCACCATGTGAAAGTAGGAGACCTTTACAACGGAAAATACCATGTAATCCGAAAACTGGGCTGGGGACACTTCTCTACTGTTTGGCTCGCCCGGGACATCCA GGCGAAGAGCTTTGTTGCAATGAAGGTGGTGAAGAGTGCAGAGCACTACACGGAGACGGCAGTGGATGAGATCAAACTCCTCAGATCT GTAAGAAACTCTGACCCCAATGACCCCAACCGTGAGATGGTGGTGCAGCTGCTCGATGACTTTAAGATCTCTGGTGTCAATGGGACTC ATGTCTGCATGGTGTTTGAGGTGTTGGGGCATCACTTACTAAAGTGGATAATAAAGTCCAATTATCAAGGGCTGCCACTGCCATGTGTGAAGAGCATCATAAGACAG GTACTCCAAGGTCTGGACTATCTGCACACAAAGTGTCAGATCATCCACACAGACATCAAGCCAGAAAACATCCTGATGAGTGTTGATGAGCCTTACGTCCGGAAACTCGCAGCCGAAGCTACAGAGTGGCAGAGGACTGGGGCGCCACCTCCCTCTGGTTCAGCAA TAAGCACAGCACCTGCTCCAAAACAG ACAGTAAAAATGTccaagaacaagaagaagaagttaaaaaagaagcagaagcgtCAAGCTGAACTGTTGGAGAAGTGCATTATGGACCTGCAGGAAATGGATAAGACCACAGAGAcacgagaggaggaagatgatgaagatgaggatccACAGTCTCCAAAGGGGCGAGTGTGTGCCCCTCTCAGACAGGTGTCTCTTCAGCAGCTGGGAAATGAGGAAACGGGTG agaGCAGTGCACCAGCAGATCTCATGAGGGCGGGACCAGAGGAGCTGCCGGAGGTGAACTGTAACGGCCATgtggaggtggagcagagacAATCCCAGTGGAGGGACGAGGACCAACACAATGGCAACGCAGAGGCCACAGAGAAATGTgccagtgaggaggaggagcaacaCGAGGAGTCCCCTGCCCACCACATCTCCAACGGTGTGGACTCTGCTGATCTCAATGAGCTGGACATTCCGACTGAAGGCAGGGGCGCTCACAGCAGTGGAGTTCCTGAAATACTCCTTCCTGCTGGCCTGGAGGAGGGAGAACTGGATCAAAGCattttggaggaggagggagaggacggAACCGACTGTCAGTATAGAACCCAAGAAAGCCCAATAAACG ACAAGCTCACAGCAGGAGCCCTGCTAGTTAACCCCCTTGAGCCACTCAATGCAGACAAGATCAAGGTCAAGATTGCAGACTTGGGAAATGCCTGCTGGGTG CACAAGCACTTTACAGAAGACATACAGACACGGCAGTACCGCTCCTTAGAGGTGCTCATTGGTGCTGGATACAGCACACCAGCAGATGTATGGAGCACAGCCTGCATG GCCTTCGAGCTTACCACAGGGGACTATTTGTTTGAACCACATTCTGGGGAAGATTATTCCAGGGATGAAG ACCATATAGCGCTGATCATAGAGCTGCTGGGGAGTGTCCCACGCAAACTCATAGTGACTGGCAAATATTCCAAGGATTTTTTCACCAAgaaag GTGACCTGAAACACATCACGAAGCTGAAGCCGTGGGGGCTGCTGGAGGTGCTGGTGGACAAGTACGAGTGGCCCCGCGAGGAAGCTGAGTGCTTCACTGATTTCCTGCTCCCCATGCTGGAGCTGATCCCCGAGAAGAGGGCCACCGCTGCAGAG